A stretch of the Kroppenstedtia eburnea genome encodes the following:
- a CDS encoding non-canonical purine NTP pyrophosphatase, with product MILPFATQNKGKLTGARQVLEPLGIRVDPLPLDLAEPDFGSVEEVTGEKLRQVRALGYDRVMVDDAGIFFSAYDGFPGILSKRVFQRIGYKGVMKLLEGESREAWFEGAVAVLWDGETAFFSGKTPGHLLRVDPANITPEPDFPFNPIFVPRGDDRTLSQMSPRERKRYSYRGKALEELASWLKRRFDIDGHLSRC from the coding sequence GTGATCTTGCCCTTTGCCACTCAAAATAAAGGAAAACTGACGGGAGCGAGACAGGTGCTTGAGCCCTTGGGGATCCGGGTGGATCCTTTGCCGCTGGATTTGGCGGAGCCGGATTTCGGTTCGGTGGAGGAAGTGACGGGAGAGAAGCTCCGACAAGTCCGGGCCTTGGGATATGATCGGGTGATGGTGGATGACGCGGGTATTTTTTTCAGTGCTTATGACGGGTTTCCCGGAATCCTCAGCAAGCGGGTGTTTCAGCGGATCGGATACAAGGGAGTGATGAAGCTTTTGGAGGGGGAAAGCCGGGAAGCCTGGTTTGAAGGGGCGGTTGCGGTGCTGTGGGACGGGGAAACGGCTTTCTTCTCCGGAAAAACCCCGGGACACTTATTGAGAGTGGATCCCGCAAACATCACCCCGGAACCGGATTTTCCTTTCAATCCGATTTTTGTTCCCCGGGGGGATGACCGAACCTTGTCGCAAATGAGCCCCCGGGAACGGAAGAGGTACTCATACAGAGGAAAAGCGCTGGAGGAATTGGCGAGTTGGCTGAAGCGACGATTTGACATTGACGGGCACCTCTCCCGGTGTTAA
- a CDS encoding quinone-dependent dihydroorotate dehydrogenase, producing MYSFIRNLLFRMDPEQAHEWAIRGLRTAQHLPGLLWVLERKMAVRDPRLTVQCNQLQFPNPVGLAAGFDKNADVYPALAALGFGSVEVGTLTPKPQPGNPRPRLYRLPEDEAVINRMGFNNRGIIRASTSLATLPRPVIPIGINLGKNRKTPGEEAAGDYRTGLRALYRHGDYFVINISSPNTQGLRDLQQADSLAKLLSILIEEREELRDETGEIRPLFVKLAPDLSRDALSEAVRIGLEQGIDGLIAVNTTLAREELKSPHRTEAGGLSGRPLHHRSIQWIRQIHRVSEGKVPIIGVGGIFDGKDAYRTIRAGASLVQVYTGMIYRGPSIARAINLELLQLLEQDGLSSITDAVGLDA from the coding sequence GTGTACTCTTTCATACGCAATCTATTATTCCGAATGGACCCGGAACAAGCCCACGAATGGGCCATTCGCGGTCTCCGGACTGCACAGCACCTTCCCGGCCTGTTATGGGTCTTGGAACGGAAAATGGCCGTCCGGGATCCACGATTGACGGTTCAGTGCAACCAACTCCAGTTTCCCAATCCGGTGGGACTGGCGGCGGGGTTCGATAAAAATGCCGATGTCTACCCGGCGCTGGCGGCTTTGGGCTTCGGGTCCGTGGAAGTGGGGACCCTGACTCCCAAGCCTCAGCCGGGCAATCCCCGCCCCCGGTTGTACCGGCTTCCCGAAGATGAGGCGGTGATCAACCGGATGGGATTCAATAACAGGGGCATCATCCGGGCATCCACATCTTTGGCCACCCTCCCCCGCCCCGTCATCCCCATCGGGATCAATCTGGGGAAGAACCGGAAGACTCCGGGAGAGGAGGCGGCGGGGGATTACCGCACCGGCTTGCGGGCTTTGTACCGGCATGGGGATTACTTTGTCATCAATATCAGTTCCCCCAACACCCAGGGACTCCGGGATTTGCAACAGGCGGACTCCCTTGCGAAACTGTTGTCCATTCTGATCGAGGAACGGGAGGAGTTGCGGGACGAGACGGGGGAGATCCGTCCTCTGTTCGTCAAGCTGGCACCCGACTTGAGCCGGGATGCGTTGTCAGAGGCGGTCCGGATCGGATTGGAACAGGGCATCGACGGCTTAATCGCGGTCAACACCACCTTGGCCCGGGAAGAGCTGAAAAGCCCCCACCGCACGGAGGCTGGCGGCTTGAGCGGACGCCCCCTCCATCACCGGTCCATCCAATGGATCCGACAGATCCATCGAGTGAGTGAAGGGAAGGTCCCCATCATCGGTGTGGGAGGCATCTTTGACGGAAAAGACGCATACCGGACGATCCGGGCGGGAGCCTCACTGGTTCAGGTATATACCGGCATGATTTACCGGGGCCCTTCCATTGCCCGTGCCATCAACCTGGAGTTACTTCAACTTCTGGAACAAGACGGCCTCTCTTCCATCACTGACGCCGTCGGTCTGGATGCCTGA
- a CDS encoding adenylyl-sulfate kinase, with amino-acid sequence MKKGVVIWFTGYPNSGKSTISRKVNQRLKAAGYPVERIDSDEAPRSLTKDLSPDWRTRQFQKCANLTFISHILYKHGIIVLLSSIGRFRELRESARQQVGDFLEVYLKCPLEIRLERDHDHGKYERHAATIHYYEEPEAPELIIETDRCSADEAADAVIRLLHEGGYIQSEV; translated from the coding sequence GTGAAAAAAGGTGTGGTCATCTGGTTCACCGGTTATCCCAATTCCGGAAAGTCCACCATCAGCAGAAAAGTGAACCAAAGGCTGAAAGCTGCGGGGTATCCCGTGGAGCGGATCGACAGCGACGAGGCCCCCCGATCCCTCACCAAAGACCTGAGCCCGGATTGGCGGACACGCCAATTCCAGAAATGCGCGAATTTGACGTTCATTTCACATATACTCTATAAACACGGAATTATTGTATTGCTCTCTTCCATCGGCCGCTTTCGGGAGTTGCGGGAAAGTGCCCGCCAACAGGTCGGGGATTTTCTGGAGGTTTATCTGAAATGCCCCCTGGAAATCCGGTTGGAACGGGATCACGACCATGGGAAATATGAACGACATGCTGCCACCATCCATTACTATGAAGAGCCTGAAGCACCTGAGTTGATCATCGAGACAGACCGTTGTTCCGCCGATGAAGCCGCCGATGCGGTGATCCGTCTCCTCCACGAGGGAGGGTATATCCAATCCGAAGTATGA
- a CDS encoding phosphotransferase produces the protein MEIHEFLPGLYGGGRLDLDPRCWSFIRSHIDVVVNLRTVPDSPPFDFTGRRLLWVPIRDKQAPDLSWIRDMVLLLDRWLDDGHSIYVHDTGGINRLGFMVTAIMMKRCGLPLNRALDQARRIKPDLHPKPWYMDLLRRLDASLKKEPPRVDGVFRVKADVYLNPETIRWLVREHYGLTVRSLEKVRGVYRVETDRGDYGFKKADELPDLPLIANCLRHIRENGFERIPEPVAAIDGKLMVDHKGEPYFMEEWLDLKEIPPYSLPYFEKMGVALAEFHRASAGLAPPETAPGRNRWGKHPALLAKASQRLETWRRRFRNSPADAPAQLAFLFTRCQLARQTIQEVSQNTLLQVHPESAVWCHNALQHRNIMLDRQEQIWFIDFETLAYAERVRDLAHLLEHHAAPYGWPPSAVRQFLSAYESGAAAPLSREEWLLLRAHLTFPERLYKRVRRCYGRPHARSKDWRELRKLLQREQMKESLLYQLALLTPGGSPEG, from the coding sequence ATGGAGATCCACGAATTTCTGCCCGGACTGTACGGCGGCGGGCGTCTGGACCTGGATCCCCGGTGCTGGTCCTTTATCCGTTCCCACATCGATGTCGTGGTCAACCTGAGAACGGTGCCCGATTCTCCCCCCTTCGATTTTACCGGACGCCGCTTGCTTTGGGTGCCCATCCGGGACAAACAGGCACCCGATCTCTCCTGGATCCGGGACATGGTCCTTCTGCTGGACCGTTGGCTGGATGACGGACATTCCATCTACGTCCATGATACCGGCGGCATCAACCGGCTCGGATTTATGGTGACCGCGATCATGATGAAACGGTGCGGCCTCCCCTTGAACCGGGCACTGGACCAGGCACGCCGGATCAAACCGGACCTTCACCCCAAGCCTTGGTATATGGATCTGCTTCGCCGATTGGATGCCAGTCTGAAAAAGGAGCCGCCACGGGTCGACGGCGTGTTCCGGGTCAAAGCGGATGTGTATCTCAACCCCGAGACCATCCGTTGGTTGGTCAGGGAACATTACGGCCTGACCGTCCGCTCTCTGGAGAAGGTTCGGGGAGTGTACCGGGTGGAGACGGATCGAGGGGATTATGGATTCAAAAAAGCGGATGAACTGCCCGATCTCCCCTTGATCGCCAACTGTCTCCGTCATATCAGGGAAAATGGATTCGAGCGGATCCCGGAACCGGTGGCTGCCATCGACGGGAAGCTGATGGTCGACCACAAGGGGGAACCCTACTTTATGGAAGAATGGCTCGATCTGAAGGAGATCCCCCCATACAGCCTCCCCTACTTCGAAAAAATGGGTGTCGCGCTGGCAGAGTTTCATCGTGCATCCGCCGGACTGGCTCCGCCGGAAACCGCCCCGGGCCGCAATCGGTGGGGCAAACATCCGGCCCTGCTCGCCAAGGCTTCGCAGCGACTGGAAACATGGCGCCGTCGATTCCGAAACTCACCTGCTGATGCCCCCGCCCAACTGGCCTTTCTCTTTACCCGCTGTCAACTGGCACGGCAAACCATCCAGGAGGTTTCCCAGAACACTCTCTTACAAGTTCACCCCGAATCAGCTGTCTGGTGTCACAATGCTCTCCAACACCGCAATATCATGTTGGACCGGCAGGAGCAAATCTGGTTTATCGACTTTGAAACCCTTGCCTACGCAGAGAGGGTCCGGGATCTGGCCCATCTGCTGGAGCATCACGCCGCACCCTACGGTTGGCCCCCATCCGCTGTACGGCAGTTTCTCTCCGCCTATGAATCGGGTGCCGCCGCCCCGCTGAGCCGGGAGGAGTGGCTCCTCCTTCGCGCTCATCTCACCTTTCCCGAACGCCTCTATAAACGAGTGCGGCGCTGTTACGGCCGTCCCCACGCCCGCTCCAAGGACTGGCGCGAATTGCGCAAGTTGTTGCAGCGGGAACAGATGAAGGAGAGTCTGCTGTACCAGCTCGCTCTCCTTACCCCCGGGGGATCACCGGAAGGATGA
- a CDS encoding CocE/NonD family hydrolase: MEEKIMLQQKQALLDVRVQRDVRVPMRDGVTLSADLYLPETEQPVPAIVVRSPYGKAGEFVHHTAPYFAARGYGFVSMDVRGRGDSDGKFIPYINEGADGHDSIEWAAAQPWCDGAVGTMGGSYLARIQWLTALTQPPHLKAMISTVTPSDPFVETPTGVPGPQHLCWLYMTSGRVMQDVDVIDWEAVYWHLPLMTMDEKTGKSLPRWREEVEHSRLDDWWRRIAYQERFHELDLPVLHISGWYDDEQVGTPLNYVGMTTRAKTEFGRKHQKLVMGPWPHQVNRSTRLGELDFGPQSLIDLNGLQLRWFDRWLKGEANGVAEEPPVSIFVMGENRWRQEREWPLRRTRWIPYYLHSGGRANSRFGDGRLSTEVPGEEPSDRYSYDPAHPVPFITDPTSNQIGGPDDYSAVERRDDVLVYTTPPLEEALEVTGPIRMRLFASSSARDTDFMVKFLDVWPNRFAQRLTDGMVRGRFRNGMDRPELLEPGQVYEYEIDCWNISHLFQKGHRIRVEVASSAFPKYDRNLNTGAELGQGTEMVVAEQTVFHDREHPSAIILPVIPRG, translated from the coding sequence ATGGAGGAGAAAATCATGCTGCAACAGAAACAGGCGTTGCTGGATGTGCGGGTGCAAAGGGATGTCCGGGTGCCGATGCGGGACGGGGTCACCTTGTCCGCCGACTTGTATCTGCCGGAGACAGAGCAACCGGTTCCGGCGATCGTGGTCCGCTCTCCCTATGGGAAGGCGGGGGAGTTCGTCCACCATACGGCTCCGTATTTTGCCGCCCGGGGATATGGATTCGTCTCCATGGATGTCCGGGGGCGGGGGGATTCCGACGGGAAGTTCATCCCCTATATCAACGAGGGGGCAGACGGCCATGACTCCATCGAGTGGGCTGCGGCCCAGCCCTGGTGTGACGGGGCGGTGGGTACCATGGGAGGATCCTACCTCGCCCGGATCCAGTGGTTGACCGCCTTGACACAGCCTCCCCATCTGAAGGCGATGATCTCCACTGTCACCCCGTCGGATCCCTTTGTGGAGACCCCGACAGGGGTGCCCGGACCGCAACACCTCTGTTGGTTGTATATGACCAGCGGCCGGGTGATGCAGGATGTGGACGTGATCGATTGGGAGGCGGTGTACTGGCATCTTCCCCTGATGACGATGGATGAGAAGACGGGCAAATCCCTGCCCCGGTGGCGGGAGGAAGTGGAACACTCCCGATTGGACGATTGGTGGCGCCGGATCGCTTATCAGGAACGGTTCCACGAGCTGGACCTGCCCGTGCTGCACATCTCCGGCTGGTACGATGATGAACAGGTGGGCACCCCTCTCAACTATGTGGGAATGACCACCCGGGCCAAGACAGAGTTCGGCCGCAAGCACCAAAAGCTGGTGATGGGACCTTGGCCCCATCAGGTAAACCGGTCCACCCGCCTGGGAGAGCTGGATTTCGGACCTCAATCCCTGATCGACCTGAACGGTCTCCAATTGCGCTGGTTTGACCGCTGGTTGAAGGGTGAGGCCAACGGGGTGGCGGAGGAGCCTCCTGTCAGCATCTTCGTCATGGGGGAAAACCGATGGCGCCAGGAGCGGGAGTGGCCGTTGCGGCGGACCCGCTGGATCCCCTATTATCTTCACAGCGGCGGGCGGGCCAACAGCCGGTTCGGGGACGGGCGGCTGTCCACAGAGGTGCCCGGGGAGGAACCGTCGGATCGTTACTCCTACGACCCGGCTCATCCGGTTCCCTTCATCACCGATCCCACTTCCAACCAGATCGGGGGTCCCGATGATTATTCCGCCGTGGAACGGCGGGATGATGTGCTGGTCTACACCACCCCGCCTCTGGAAGAGGCTCTCGAAGTGACAGGTCCGATCCGGATGCGTCTGTTCGCTTCCAGTTCCGCCCGGGATACCGATTTTATGGTGAAGTTTCTCGACGTGTGGCCCAACAGATTTGCCCAGCGGCTGACCGACGGGATGGTCCGGGGACGGTTTCGCAACGGGATGGATCGGCCGGAATTGCTGGAACCCGGACAAGTGTATGAGTATGAGATCGACTGCTGGAATATCTCCCATCTGTTTCAAAAGGGGCACCGGATCCGGGTGGAGGTGGCCTCCAGTGCCTTTCCCAAATATGACCGCAATCTGAACACCGGGGCGGAGTTGGGACAGGGCACAGAGATGGTGGTGGCGGAGCAGACCGTCTTCCACGATCGGGAACATCCCTCTGCCATCATCCTTCCGGTGATCCCCCGGGGGTAA